tcctgcCGAGAAATTTCGAATGGGTGCCTTGCTTGCTGCCGGCTCCACagagactgtttttttttttgggaagagagagagacacagactggctgctttaagagagagagacagactgtgccaatttgagagagagagagagagagagagagagagggccagagagagagagagagacccagagagagagagagagagagagagagagagagagagagagagagagctggctggtttaagagagagagacagacttgatcagtaggtggcgctatcactaaCACTGCATACACACTAATAGGTCTCTTCCGGTCAGggctctgatcatgtgacagaattttggGGTTGATTGCtcacacttcattttcacaccagtaggtggcgctataacgatgagtcaatattgaaGTTGAGTGCAATTGGACATGTAAGAAAAAAATTCAGTGGGTTTTGAACTCACAACCAGTGGATCACTGAGTCAGCGTCTCAACCCACTGATCCAATCACAGCTTTGTTTCTAAAATGTTGacagttgtttatttaaagagtTCAAAAGTCCCCCTCTGaaaggcaaagacaaaaatcaATGGACTCGAACTCACCACCTCTGAGTCACTGTCCCCCTTTGGGCCCCCTTTGGCCCCCTTTCCCCCTTTGGCCCCTCCCTCTGCGTGTGTATCACACTAAGACTTCCAAGAACAACCAGATATCTTTTGTATTGGTGAGAGTTAAGAAATGGGGCCGTGGGAGCGatttaggatttatttttccgTTTTGCTCTTTCCAGAAATTTCGGTCAAAATTAACATGACACCCAATGGGAGTCTCTGCCGGAAATAATTCTGAGGTCGGAGAGATTTGAGAGTGGGGTTTTTGTGTTATGCTCCATGCCTAAAAATGTCACGTGAATCTATTGAGTAgtttcaaacaaacagattcaaatgaaaacattacaaggagggaaaaaacatttactggGTTCTTTGTTGACCCAAGTTTCATCCATCTGATCgttttttgcacaatcctgctaacaaacacacaaagcaatgAAAACAGATCCTCCTCGGTGGATCACAGCATCGTGCAGGAGCCTCACTCAGGTTCCGTGATGTTGTAgcacagttttgtgttttgtagcTCGTCATGAGCACGTGAAGCAAATGAAGGGAAGCTGAAAGTATCTGTTCCTGTTTGTGCTTCTGCTCGTCAacaaaagacattaaaatgaaagagaacAAATCCGTCACATTcttccctgtgtttgttttattaaccCTTCGCTGTGGCACGTTCTCAAAGTCACCATCTATTACCTCAGCACCGCTTCAAGCTGTTGTTGCTCCTGCAGCGACCGCCTGACACCAACGATCTGCAAACGCTGTTTGTCATCTCTGCCTGCTTCTGTTTTAATACTGTCACCGaatgcagatgtttttaaaagtgccTCCGCTGGATTTGTTCTGCTCGGGCCTGAATCTAATTATATTCATAGTGATGGATGAGTCGCTGCCACATTTTAATATCTAAGTGCGTTGAGCTTCTGATGGATGCAGTTTAGATCCCGAACGCTGAAAATCCCAAATACGGCAGCTTGGATTTTACTGTATATATCCAGTGGTGTAGAAATAATTCATACCCTGGACTCTACAGGTGCATTGACCCAGCGACTGAGCTCaaatgacagaggagagagatcaAATCCTGAATGAGGAATTACTTTTGAGAAGTGGCAGTGATTTGATCACCACAGTAACCGGAATGCCATCGCACTGGAAGAGAAACTAGGTTTCACCACATCCTACAAAACGTTTTAAGCTTGTAAACAAAAGAGTTTTGATAAAACCTGAAAGATCAGTTCATGTTTAAAAGATGACGGGAGTTTATTTCCTGCAGAGTGTCGCAGTCTGTGCTGTTCTGCTCTGCACTGCAGCAACAGGtaggtttcttcttcttcttgtattCAGTCTATTTCAGCCtttatatatgtacatttatattatttacaatAGTGCAATGCAATACCAAGTCCTTTTGCTATGCTGAAGACTTTCCTGTTTACCACaacctttttttcaaattaaataacaaataatttcttatacttctttttttactttactttatcacttcatttgtgtattttttgtattctcTTCAGAAGGTAGCTACGTGTTTCAGGGGATATGTGACTGCGAGTATGGAGACAACATCACCGACGTGGTTTTCTTGGTGAAAAACGTATTCAACATGAAGCTCAACACCTTGTACGACTCCCGGGTCGGGAAGTACGTGGGCTTTGGAGAATTTGGCATGAAAAACGCAAATCACTACAACACTCAGGATTAGAAAATGGCCTTGAGAAGAGTTCAAGTGGAAATTCTCTGCAGATACAATGCGAGGCTGTTCAGACGGAGCACGCTGGACAGAACAggtacatttctgtgtttttatactgaAGAAGGTTATTATGGGTCAAACTGTTTCACTTCCTTGGCTTCATTTGCTTCtaggtctctctccctgtgcttTAATTTAATGTCTTAAATAAAAGTGACTCTGTCTTCTGCAGGTCATTTAGCTGCTAATGTTTTGCTCTGATCTTCTCCACACTCCAGTGCCGCCGGTTGTCAGGGTCCATCACACCGAGCCGGCTGACTACGGGGTGCGGACGATCCTCCACTGCAGCGTCTTGGGCTTCTACCCTCAGAAAGTGCAGGTGAGCTGGCTGAGGGACGGGGTGGAGGCCTCCAGCGACGTGTCGTCCACTGACGTCCTGGCCAACGAGGACTGGAGCTTCCAGGTCCAGTCCTACCTGGAGCTGACGCCCaagaggggggagagggtgaGCTGCAGGGTGGAGCACAGCAGTCTGCCACAGAGCCTGGAGGTGGACTGGGGTATATAGATATTTAAGTAAGTTATGGTGTAATTAACTATGCGTCctaatatctatctatctatctatccatctatccatctatccatctatccatctatctatctatctatctatctaacccTATTAAAATGCacgtggttaactttggtgttttccagcctcttgtatttccagatttccatcacaatttggtgtcagaagtgggatcgcACGACTGGAAACATCTGGACTCGGTGTCTACGGTTGAGTGATCTTCTTGGGAAAAAAGTTTCCAACCTTAACCTCCCCATTAGGACGGGTGAGATGCAGGGACCGAGACCCGAGCCCGGATCGTCTCAGCACTGCGATCTATCTGGTGAGGATCTGAgatttcaagtgtatttttatttattattttttaccagCAAACATAGTGTACGAAGAAGTTGGTCGAAGGGGATTGGATCCTCCAGACGGTTGAAAGCCGTAAATTTTTAACCAAGGTTTAGAAGAAACCTGGAAGGTAGACTGACGAGGTACCTTAAAGAGTTTGTTAAGAGCACAACCACAGAAAAGGACATAATACTgatttgtatttgcattgttgaAACAAGACTCCAAAAGCACAGAGAACTGTAGAGAACTTCTTTAAGGCACAATGATTCATGTTCAGATAAAGGCAGGATATTTGAATgtgtattaaataaatacaaaaataaaaaagagataAATTGAGAAATTACCAGAGACCAAGTAAGTAAAAGGAAATTACTATTGGTTATATTATATTGGGGATATTACAATATTTTGAGGATATTAATATTACTGAGTTTCCTATTTTGTACCTGACGAAAGCattttggagattgattaaagaCTTAAGGTAACTAAAACttaacataattttttttaaatatgggtAAAAGTAACAGTAAAGAAAAATTTGATGATTtgggtaatggaactgatctgagtagtcctaatatgaacttcatgcgaaggaactatggtgacacagcactaagccAGGTACAAGTGTGgatgaaagaatgtgggtttccaGAGGGGGGAGTTTTAGCATAAGACAGCTAAAACAGCTGAGATTAAAgctagaggagaaagaaaaaataagtcaggccagaaaaggaaaacaaacatttcaggCAGAGTGGAAGGGATATGGAATGTGGTTAGAAGAAGCGCAACGTagggacaaaaaacaaacatttgtaaGGACAGATAACCCCTCACAAGTGTTCAAAATGCAGGATTCCGACCTTGACTCTGTCCCGCCaagaagacaacaacaaacaaaacaactgcgTAGTAACAATAACCAAAGTTTGTTTCCCCAGACCAGATTTACAGGAAACACCGTTGCAGAATCCAgactttgaactgtttgtggATGGATAAGCATCTCGCAATTCAGACACGGGAGCAAAtcaagttggtttctctgtggtaacagcacaTGATACATTGATTGCCCCACcactccctgcttctctgtctgcacaagcagcagagctcactgctctcattgaagcatgcaaattggctaaaGGGAAAAGGGTTAATATCTACACTGACAGTAGATATGCTTGTGGTGTAGTACATGATTTTGGCACGatttggaaacacagagaattcCTTACATCATCAGGCAAACCAATTGCACATCATGCTCTAGTGTCTCAGATGCTTGATGCTGTCCTCCTCCCCGAACAGGttgcagtatgtaaatgtgatgctcacactTCTAATAATGACCCAGTATCACAAGGAAATGCCGGAGCGGATGCAGCAGCGAGAGCAGCTGCTCGCCAGCCACTATCTGCTTCACACATTCTCTTTCAGGTCGACTCAACCACCCCCACGGCTGACTCACAGCAACTCCAACTAACAGGACCGTACCAGAACCTGCTAACAACACGCACAGCAGTAGAGGTCGCTGAATTGACAATGTGGAGTCCAGTCACTGCAAGAGAGTTCCAGGACCAAACCATCCACCCACTGTACACACACCGAATACAGCCAGGCCTGTGTGGCCTTAGAGGAACTGTACTTTTCCTGCTATCAATAACTGTAATAGTTGTTTTCCCAATCATCTGAATATTGGGCCAGCTCCTCAGTCAGATCTTTATGACTCCTTGCTTCCTTCTACAACCTTTTATGACCCCATTCAACGCGAGGGCGACACAGGATTGTAAATCTACATGTCAggatgatgatgcattttgaatcCTTGTGAATTGATGTATTTGAGTTTTTACAGTAGTTCTCTTATGTTGTCATAAGTgacaaaaaggagggaaatgtaGTAGAAAAATTAACTAAGCATGGTTGACAAACTATTTGTATTTagaaagtaagtttttgcagcctTGTCCAAAGACTTTCATGATCTGTAtctacatatataaacaaactgTCCAAATgctttatgacctgagctgttttatggtctgaactgtttatgacctgaatactgccagacccttttgccacttatttaccctccaaagaacggaatgtatatgtctgcttatctccttaggaaacacatgtaaatcagttgtttgtgtttagattcctctctctcctgcgcctacagaaccagtctggatTGGTTCAGAGAGACATCTCTCAGTTCTCCTAAGATCCTTGTATTtggctgttctccatcttcactctgagatccttgtgactctctgtgttgatcctttctgcagaaagcccctattaaaatacacgtggataaTTTTGGTGTTTGCTGcttcttgtatttccagatttccatcacactaTCTACGAATGCTTTGAGGGGATCATGTGGGGGCTAGAAATAATACACACAATGACAATGTTACACTATGTTATAATTATGGTTTCCTTTCATTGAACTGTGGCTGACATTAAGATTCCACGTTAGCTCCAGGTTGGATGATATTAGGATGAGCACAGTGTGACACAACTGGCTGTGATGGGGATGTGTCGGGTGCACGTCCTCATGGAGTCGCTGTCGGTTTAGCCTCGGGCTTATTGTGTCTTCCCCCCGGCTGCGTTTTATGGTAAACGTTTAATTCCAGTTCTCGGATGCTGGCAAACATAAGTGGTCAGGAAGCGACAGAGGTTCGGTTCAAGTTGAGGTTAAACATATCGACGGGGAAACAGAATCTACCCCCGAGCGTTTGGAATCTGACGCCAGCGAGATTTCTATTGAAATTCCAAACCTGCTGTTCTCCCCATGTCCAGCAGTCGTCCCTGAGGTATTCCTGTGTTTCCACATCGCCTGATctccacacacacctgctcacCTGCTTCAGATTCCCTCATTAGTCTTTACACCATCATCCAGCACCGACTCCTCGCCAGCTTGTCTATTGTGTCCCTGTAGCCTCAGCGTTCCAGCTGCCGCTCTTGTACACACGGCTGCTTATTCTCCAGCCTGGGTTTTGTCTCCGTGCTCccattttgaatgtgtttgcctttgttttCGCGCAAGAATCGAGCTCAATTTACCGTCGCTGCTTTCTCCTCCCGTCTCCTGCTTTTCAGTCCAAACATGCCAGAGCCGCTACCTCCTCCGTCGTGAGTGACGGCAGAAGCAACAGTGGCGACGAACAATGGTTCGGTTTGTCGGCTGCTGTTGACGTGTGAGGTTTGTGAATCTGAGGAGCggtgacaggaggagaaagaagacgCACGACGAAGAGGAAAATGTGATGGAGAGAATCTGAAGGTGTCTGCAGGGGCCCCCGAGCTGAGAAGGGCtagaacgtgtgtgtttgtgcgtctggggtggtggtggagttCTGCTCTTAAACACTACTACGTTACGATTATTTATACCCAGTTTGCACTTTGTTAATAATTTCGATTATGAAAGAATCATTTAAAGATTGGAGTGATTTGTGGTTTAGTTTTGAGTTTCTTCAGAGGGTTTGGTTCGATGCATAAAGTCCCTCAGGCCCCGTTTGTCCTTGGTGTCTGttctggaaaaatgaaaaagttatATCTGATCTATAATCTGTGAGCAGGCACAGGTTTCACTGtcagtttgtctctctctcttatagACACCTTTGCTCTGGATCTGAAATGTGTGAAGTTGACAGTGGGGATCCTCGTCTTCTTCGTCGgcctctgtgcagctgcaggtggagcagTTTACTTCTGGTGGAGACGGAGGTTTGTGAAACCCgtcacttttctgtttgtgcagagttcagtgtttagtaaagaggacagagggggaaagaaaCCAGACTCTGAACAAGTTCTTTTTCATGAAActttctttgtcctgtttcaGGTTTGACTTCAGCCCAGTTGACAGACAAGGACAAACATCGTCATGTCTTTcagagttttagtttttcttcaacTGAGGAAAGTTgcagttgtgatgatgatgtcttATTATCATATTGCCAATcatatgtgaagcactttgaattgcacTAATCTGCAGGAAAGGTtctatgtaaataaagtttgcaCACAATTCTCCTGCCACCACGTCTTCTCTGTTCTATGATTATTCTGGTTTAATCTCAGGTTTGTTTCTTCATGTAATCTCATTATCTCTGTATTATTTAAATTACCAGATTTTTGGGGTCTTGGTCCTGAAAGTGTTTTGATCCAGGTTCaatgtgtgcagcactttgtaacttgtttattttgtcattatcAAACTTCATCTTCTTATTATcagtaaaaaataatgaaataaaatgaacgACCAATCGtcagtgagtctcagctgtcagtcatgacatCACTCTCCTGTTTTGATAGCTTTTAGAGGCCGTTCACCTCGAGTGACTTTCACTTCTTATCTGAAGGTAAAGTTGATCTCTGCATGTCCAcgaaaaacaaatgaagtgaaCAAATGAAGTGTTCTCTTAATCTCTTTCCTGGCCCGGCTCGTTTCAATCTATGTATAGACTGTAATACATGTAATTTACGGGgggtgttgggccttggtggagaaatgtgctctgtgAGTGATattctcctgttgctgttggaCGATAACAATCCCTGAAAGGTTGATTTTAAGTGACACATTGATTCTGAGCTCTCTGGAGATGTAGAAATGTTAAATCCACATCAGGTCCACTTCGCCTGCGTCTCTGTAAATGATTCACGCTGATACGAGTTGTCTGTTCCGCAATCAACACGTAAACTATATAAGAGCTTTTTGAGGCCGGACCCCCTCCAGTACTTGTTAGCTGGCTTTTCACGGTGAAACACCCACTCACTGCTGTCGACATGGCGAGTCTGTTTGGCGCCGTGGCCATGCTGGCCGTGTTGTTTGTGGGGTTGAGCGTGCAGGCCAGCCGGTCGCACACATCTGTGCTGACTGTGCCAAACGG
Above is a genomic segment from Hippoglossus stenolepis isolate QCI-W04-F060 chromosome 8, HSTE1.2, whole genome shotgun sequence containing:
- the LOC118113307 gene encoding LOW QUALITY PROTEIN: class II histocompatibility antigen, B-L beta chain-like (The sequence of the model RefSeq protein was modified relative to this genomic sequence to represent the inferred CDS: substituted 1 base at 1 genomic stop codon) — encoded protein: MTGVYFLQSVAVCAVLLCTAATEGSYVFQGICDCEYGDNITDVVFLVKNVFNMKLNTLYDSRVGKYVGFGEFGMKNANHYNTQDXKMALRRVQVEILCRYNARLFRRSTLDRTVPPVVRVHHTEPADYGVRTILHCSVLGFYPQKVQVSWLRDGVEASSDVSSTDVLANEDWSFQVQSYLELTPKRGERVSCRVEHSSLPQSLEVDWDTFALDLKCVKLTVGILVFFVGLCAAAGGAVYFWWRRRFDFSPVDRQGQTSSCLSEF